A region of the Arachis hypogaea cultivar Tifrunner chromosome 15, arahy.Tifrunner.gnm2.J5K5, whole genome shotgun sequence genome:
agtaaAGGATCGTCTTTAGTTCAAGAAATGGTCCCTCAAATTGGATATAGTAAGCTATTTAGAATATGCAAACTTTTATAAATATGGGACtggacaaatttaaaataatagtcTAAAGATCAATTTTGTCATGTTGATTTTGCACTTTGCTAAAGTGTATgcattctttctttttcctcctaATGTTTTCATTCATTTGCAACAAAAGAACCTTTCTTATGCTATATTAGTCTTTGTTTGTTATCTTTAACACTATTGGGCTTCGTATTTCAACATTagtgttcttttctttttcttttttcctcgagtttttaatttttttgttgttgatttttgttacggcctggcccaaaccacTAGCGGGCCGGCCCGACCCGAGCACTACCCGACCCGGATGGTCAGGAGCGAGATGCTCAGTCGCCGACCCGGACATGTGTCCCTAACAGCTACGCTATAGCTGTGGGAAGGAAGCATCAAGgaaggtgggcctgtccttgACGGGCCCACCTTTGACATGGTATATATGGGGAAGGTCctgcccttcccccaaggtacgtcacataccacTCACCCTTTTTCACCTACACACTttgctgactagagcgtcggagtgtctttgcaggtgacaccccccctCTCCACACGAAGAGCTCGGGAAGTCGACTGCACTCCCTTCAACCCAGTAACCCAGAACCAGGTGATCCCCCTCTCATCAATCGAAGTaccaacccgaaccgtccggtacccgacctaccgaacattggcgccgtctgtggggatgtAATCGCCTGAATGGAAGTTATACTGGGCCCAGGAGGAGCAGGCCGTGAGACCGAGCGCAGAGAGGAAGCCTTTGCGGCCCCTCCCCGGCCACGTACAAATTCCCCTCCACGACGAACCACTCGATCTCCCGAAAGGCGACCCTTCGGGGGAATTGGCGACAACAGtgccagaataatgcaagaattaCGCCACAGAATGCAAAACCTAGAGTGCCGGCTGGCAAACCGGGAACATCGTCAACAAACTCCCGAATCGAGCCACTCCCGCTCCGTCTCAAGAAGCCGCTCCCGACGAACAGCTAGCCCACAATCTGAGGCTGAGAACGACAGGGAGGGAGGACGCATGAGAAGACACCACGACCCCCTCATATACGCCAGGAACGATAGGCGTACCATGGAGCGAAACCGTAAGGACGCTCGTCGGGAGGACGACGAGGGAAGAACAACCAGAACGCGGGGACCAGTGATAATGGGTGCAACCCCGTTCCATCGTTCCATCCTCGAGGTCCGGCTGCCAAAACActttgacaagccaacggacatgaggtacgatggaacCTAAGACCCACAGGAACACCTTACGACTTTCAAAGCCAGAATGAACCTGGAAGGAATGGGAGACGAGGTAAGGTGTCGTGCTTTCCCGGTCACCTTAGCGGGACCTGCAATACGGTGGTTCAATAACCTCCCGCATGGCTCGGTAACCAAGTTCTCGGACATCAGCCGCGCCTTCCTAGCCCAATTCACAACCAGAATTGCGAAGGCAAAGCACCCAATCAATCTACTTGGAGTGACCCAGAGATCCGGCGAACCGACTAGGAAATACCTAGACCGATTCAACGATGAGTGTCTGGAGATTGACGAGCTGACTGACTCGGTTGAAAGCTTGTGCCTGACGAACGGACTTCTAAACGAGGACTTCAGAAAGCACCTCACCACGAGGCCGATGTGGACTATGCAGGAGATCCAGTGTGTAGCCAGGGAGTACATCAATGATGAAGAAGTTAGCCAGGTCGTGGCTGCCAACAAACGACAGCCCCCTTACAATCAAAACCGGCACCACGGGAGTGGAGAAAGACAAAAGGAATACGCCAAGGACGGCAGTCCGAGTAAGACTCCCAGGCTGTTTCCTCGTGTCGAGAAGTTCACTAATTACACTCCCCTCACCGCGCCGATTACGGAAGTTTACCAACAAATAGCCAAGAAGGGGATCTTGTCGAAACCCCGACCTTTGAAGGAACGAACAGGCGGGAACAGGAGCCTCTACTGTGATTACCACAAGGGCTATGGGCACAAGACGCAGGACTGCTTCGACCTAAAGGACGCATTGGAACAAGCGATCAGGGATGGAAAGCTAGCCGATCTCTCCCACCTCATTAGGGAGCCGAGGAGACGGAACCGTGACCACGAGGGCGAAGACAAGACCCGAGCAGCAAAGCAACGCCAAGAGCCAGAGGACAACGACCACGGCCTTACCATAGTGAACGTGGTAACGGCGAGAAACGCGGCGCCTAGGTCCAAGTCAGCACATAAGAAAGACGCCAAAGTCCTGGCTGTTTCCACATCCTCCGCGCGAAGCCCCAAGACACTTCCGTCCATTTCATTTGGCCCAGAGGACCAATGGTTGGACGAGGTCGCAGAAAGCCCTCCCATGGTCATTACGGCCAGAGTAGGAACCGGCCTCATCAAGCGGATCCTCGTGGATACGGGAGCAGATtcgaacatcatgttccgcaTTGTGTTCGACGCCTTGGGCCTACGAGACACCGACTTAAAGACCCACCAGCACGGCGTCGTAGGACTCggtgaccacttcatcaagccggaCGGGATAATCTCCTTGCCGACCTCCATGGGACAAGGCCAAGGGAAAAGAACGGTAATGGTAGAGTTTGTGATCCTACGAGACTCCATGGCCTACAACGTCATCCTAGGGAGGAAAACCATCAACGACTTAGGGGCAGTCATCAGCACGAGGATGCCGATAATGAAGTTCATAACTGAAGAAGGATCAGTAGGGTAGGTAAGGGGAGACCTGGAAATGGCAGTCACTTGCGACAATGCCAGTCTCTCATTAAGAAAGAAATCCAAAGAAGCATCAGGAGTGTTCCTTGCCAACTTGGATGCCAGAGTCAGCGACAAGCTGAGGCCCGAACCAGAAGGGAACCTGGAAAAGTTTAGAGTCGGCGACACGGAGGAGAAGTTCACCTTCGTGAACAGAAACCTTTCCTCACGAGCTGAAAGAACCTCTAATGGAAATGATCAGGGCCAACGGTGACCTATTTTCCTGGACACCGGCCGAtatgccagggatagacccccAACTCATGTCGCACTATTTGGCCATCAAGCCAGAAGCCAGACTGGTGGCCCAGAGGCGGAGGAAGATGTCACAGGAAAGGGGAGAAGAGGTGGCCAagcagacggccagcctcctcGAGGCAGAATTTATCCGGGAACTTGACTACTCGACCTGGCTGTCAAACGTAGTCCTGGTAAGGAAACACACTgggaaatggagaatgtgcgtagattattccgatctcaacaaagcatgtcccaaGGATTGCTACCCCCTACCCAACATTGATACACTCGTCCACGCGGCGGCggggtaccggtatctgagctttatggatgcttattccggctacaatcagataccgatgcaccggccaGACGAAGAAAAAACGGCATTCATAATACCAGGAGGAATCTATTGCTACAAGGTAATGCCCTTTGGCCTGAAGAACGCAGGTgccacataccaaaggttgatgaacaGAATATTCGGCGACATCATTGGCAAAAcggtggaagtctatgtggacgacatcctTGCCAAGACCACCCGACCCGAAGACCTCCTAAACGACCTGGAAAACGTGTTCGcggctggtgcacgaattgtgaatcacacttttcacaactcataccactaaccagcaagtgcactgagtcgtccaagtaataccttacgtgagtaagggtcgatcccacagagattgttggcttgaagcaactatggttatcttgtaactcttagtcaggatatcaattataattatcagttgacttgcaaatgaacaaaagagcatggattaaataatacttattatgcagtaatagagaatatgttggagttttggagatgctttgtcttctgaatctctgctttcccctgtcttcttcttcacgcacgcaaggttcctcctatggcaagctgtgtgttggtggatcaccgttgtcaatggctaccatccgtcctctcagtgaaaatggtccaggtgcgctgtcactgcacgactaatcatctgtcggttctcactcatgctggaataggatccattggtccttttgcatctgtcactatgtcCAACCcctgtgagtttgaagctcatcacagtcattcaatccctgaatcctactcggaataccacagacaaggtttagactttctggattctcaagaatgttgccaatggattctagcttatatcacgaagtttctgattaaggaatccaagagatactcattcaatcaaaggtagaacggaggtggttatcaggcacgcgttcataggttgaggatggtgatgagtgtcacgaatcatcacatccatcatgttgaagtgcgaatgaacatcttagatagaaacaagcgtgtttgaatagaaaacagaaataattgcattaattcatcgagacacagcagagctcctcacccccaacaatggagtttagagactcatgccatcaaagatacaAGGTTCAGATCTAAAAAGTCATGacgtacaaaataaatctctaaaagttgtttaaatactaaactagtaacctaggtttacagaaaatgaataaactaagatagatggtgcagaaatccacttccgggacccacttggtgtgtgctggggctgagacttaagctttacacgtgcctaggctgtttctggagttaaacgccatgttgtaacctgtttctagcgtttaactccaatttgtaacctgtttctggcgtttaacgccagaatgcaacatgaaactggcgttgaatgctagtttacgtcatctatccttgaacaaagtatcgactattatatattgctggaaagccttggatgtctactttccaacgcaattaagagcgcaccaattagactcttgtagctccaaaaaatttattccgagtgcagggaggtcagaatccaacagcatcagcagtcctttttcagcctgaatcagatttatgctcagctccctcaatttcagccagaaaatacctgaaattacagaaaaatacacaaactcatagtaaagtccagaaatgtgatttttatttaaaaactaataaaaaatataataaaaattaactaaatcatactaaaaactatgtaaaaacaatgccaaaaggcgtataaattatccgctcatcacaacaccaaacttaaattgttgcttgtctccaagcaactgaaaatcaaataggataaaaagaagagaatatactataaattccaaaatatcaatgaaacttagctccaatcagatgagcgggactagtagctttttgcctcttgaatagttttggcatctcactttatccattgaagttcagaatgattggcatctataggaacttagaatccagatagtgttattgattctcctagttcagtatgttgattcttgaacacagctacttaatgagtcttggccgtggccctaagcactttattttccagtattaccaccggatacataaatgccacagacacataactgggtgaaccttttcagattgtgacttagctttgataaagtccccaattagaggtgtccagggttcttaagcacactctgttttttactttggaccttgactttatccgctcagtctcaagttttcacttgacaccttcacgccacaagcacatggttagggacaacttggtttagtcgcttaggccaggattttattcctttaggccctcctatccactgatgctcaaagccttagatcctttttattacccttgccttttggttttaagggctattggctttttgctcttgccttttggttttaagagcttttggctttttctgcttgctttttctttttctttttcttttatttttgccattttttttctgcaagcttttgtattcactgctttttcttgcttcaagaatcatttttatgatttttcagattatcaaataacatttctcctttttcatcattctttcaagagccaacatatttaacattcataaaccacaatatcaaaagacatatgcactgttcaagcattcattcagaaaacaaaaagtattgtcaccacatcaaaataattaaactagtttcaaggatgaattcgaaaccatgtacttcttgttcttttgtaattaaagcatttttcatttaagacatagacacatagacactaatgatcatgtagtaaagacacaaacataaataaaacataaagcatagagaatgaaaacagagaaaataaatagacaaggagattaaggaacgggtccaccttagtgagggtggcatcttcttcctcttgaagaaccaatggtgcttttgaacTCCTCTATGTctattccttgcctttgttgctcctccctcatagctctttgatcttctctaatttcatggaggatgatggaatgctcttggtgctccatccttagttgtcctatgttggaacttaattctcctagggaggtgttgattttctcccagtagttgtgtggagggaagtgcatcccttgaggcatcagTGGTTATagaaaaaaaagcaatgctttttccacaccaaacttaaaatgtttgctcatccccgagtaaaagaagaaagaaaggggtagaagaaaaagagatggaggagatggaggggtgtgtgtattcggccaagggggttattttggggaagagtgttatgagaaGGTGTGatgaggagagaagaagatgtgtggtaggtggggatcctgtggggtccacagatccagtggggtcaaggacttagcatccctgctccaattaggcgtgcaaaacgcccttatagtgcatgtctggcgttaaacgacaGCTTGCTActtgtttatggcgtttaacgccacttccatgctctgttctggcgttaaacgccagtctggtgcttgtttatggcgtttaacgccagcttgatgcttctttctggcgttaaacgccagtaagttcttccttcAGGGTGAGCTGTTTCatctgctatttttcattctgtttttttatttttcagtagtttttgtgacttcacatgatcatcaacctaaagaaatcataaaataaaaatgaaaaatagaaaattaacatagataagtaaaaattgggttgcctcccaataagcgcttctttattgtctttagctggacctgactgagcttttaatctagtctcagctttgagcattcttgctcaacattgccttcaagatagtgcttgactctctgtccattaacaatgaacttcttattagaatcaatgtcttgaagctccacatagccatatggtgacacgcttgtaatcacatatggtcccctccaccgggatttcagtttcccggcgaatagcctgagcctagagttaaacaacagaaccttttgtcctggttcaaagactctagatgacagctttctgtcatgccaccttttttatttctctttgtaaagcttggcattttcgaaagcagtgagtctgaattcctctagctcatttagctggagcaatcttttttctccagctaatttggcatcaaagtttaggaatctggttgcccagtaggccttatgctccagttccatgggcagatgacaggccttaccatacacaagctggtatggagaggtccctataggagtcttgaatgatgttctgtaagcccacagagcatcatccaagcttctcgcccaatccttactacgggtatttacagtccgttccaggattctttttagttctctgttagagacttcagcttacccatttgtctgtggatgatatggagttgccaccttgtggctaattccatatcggaccatagcagagtaaagctgcttgttacagaagtgagtgcccccatcactgattagtactctagggacaccaaatctgctgaagatatgtttctggaggaacttcagcactgtcttagtatcattagtgggtgtagcaatggcctctacccattttgatacataattaactgccaccagaatataagtgtttgattatgatggtgggaaaggccccatgaagtcaatttcccatacatcaaacaactcaatctccaagattccttgttgaggtatggcgtaaccatgaggcagattaccagctctctggcaactgtcacagttacgtacaaactctcgggaatctctatagagggtaggctagTAAAagtcacattggaggaccttggtggtttttcactcacctccgaaatggcctccatattgtgacccatggcaatgccataagatcttctgtgcttcttctctaggcacacacctacggattattccgtctgcagatctcttaaagagatatggttcaacccacaagtagtactttgcatcagtaattaattttttcttttgttgcctactgtactccttgggtatgaatcttgcagcttaatagtttgcaatgtcggcaaaccatggtgtttcctgaatggcaaataattgctcatccagaaagattTCAGAAATATCAATAGAGGGGggaacgccccttctactggttctatccgagacagatgatcagccacttggttctctgtcccttttctgtctcttatttctatatcaaactcttgcagaagcaacgggttttaaatcctgctttgtgagtagatatttaagagcagcatggtcagtgtacacaatcacttttgatcctactaagtatgatctaaacttgtcaatggcataaaccactgcaagaaatttttttctgtggttgtgtaatttttttgggcatcatttaaaacacggctagcataataaatgatatgcagaagcttatcatgcctctgtcccagtactgcaccaatggcatggtcactggcatcacagattagttcaaatggtaatgtccagtctggtgcagaaataattggtgctgtgaccagcttagctttcagagtctcaaacgcctgcagacactttgtgtcaaacacaaatggcgtgtcagcagctagcagattgctcagaggttttgcaatttttgaaaaatcctttataaacctcctatagaatcctgcattccccagaaagcttctgattgccttaacattggcaggtggtggtaatttttcaattacctctaccttagcttgatccacctctattcccttgttcgaaatcttgtgcccaaggacaattccttcagtcaccataaagtgacatttttcccagtttaaaaccaggttagtctcttggcatcttttcagaaccagtgtcaaGTGATCAAGACagaagctgaatgagtctccatatactgagaagtcatccatgaagacttccagaaatttttccaccatatcagagaaaatagagagcatgcatctctgaaaggttgcaggtgcattacacagcccaaatggcatccttctgtgagcaaatactccagatggacatgtgaatgctgttttttcttgatcctggggatctactgcaatttgattgtaacctgaatagtcatccaaaaagcagtaataatcatgacctgctagtctttctagcatctggtctatgaatggtaaaggaaaatgatcctttctagtggctgtattgagccttctatagtcaatacacatgcgccgtcctgtaactgttcttgtaggaaccagttcattttttcattatgaaccactgtcatgcctccctttttggggacaacttggacagggctcacccaggggctatcagaaataggataaataatcccagcctctagtaacttggtgaccttcttctgcaccacttccttcatggctggatttagccgcctctgtggttgaactactggcttagcatcgtcctccattaggatcttgtgcatgcatcttgctgggctgatgcccttaagatcacttatggaccacccaagagctgtcttgtgtgtccttagcacttgaagtagtgcttcctcttccagtgggttcaaagcagagcttatgatcaccgaaaaagtgtcaccttctcccagaaatgcatatttcagggatggtggtaatggtttgagctcgggtttaggagatttctcctcttcctgaggaagtctcagaggctctttcaattcctctgaatcctccaaatcaggctgagcatctttaaagatgtcttccagctctgattcgagactctcagccatgttgatctcctctactaaagagtcaataagatcaactttcatgcagtcttttggtgtggctggatgctgcatggctttaacagcatttaacttaaactcatcctcgttgactctcagggttacttcccccttttggacatcaatgagagttcgtccagttgctaggaaaggtcttcctagaatgagagtagcactcttgtgctcttccatttccagcacgacaaagtcagtgggaaaggcgaatggcccaaccctgacaatcatgtcttcaatcacgcctgaagggtatttaatggagccatcagcaagttggagacatatccgggttggtttgacttcttcagttgaaccaagctttctgatagtggatgcaggtattagattgatgcttgtcccaagatcacataaagctgtcttggtgcatttACCatttaatgtgcatggtatcataaagctcctgggatctttaagcttttctgggaagcttttcaaaatgactgcactgcattcttcagtgaggagaactcttttagtttctctccaatccttcttatggctcaagatctctttcatgaacttggcataagagggtatttgcttaagtgcctctgcaaatggaatctttatttcaagagtcctgagatagtctgcaaagcgagtaaattgcttatcctgctcctcttggcggagtttttgaggatatgacatcttggctttgtattcctcaaccttagttgctgcaggtatattttctacagaggtggttggagaagcctttttagaggggttgttatcagcacttgtgtgtgtctggtccctcactggcatttgaatgccagggttagaagctggattggcgttggacgccaactccttacttgttcctagcgtttgaacgccagaactgagcttccattgggtgtttgatgccaacttcttgcctgtttctggcgtttgaacgccagagttattcttctctgggctcttactgtcctcagagagattttggatagcagtttgttcatttcttggcttcctgctgccttgaagtgaggtatttaatgttttcccacttcttaattgaaatgcttggcactcttctgttatttgttttgataactgctgttctgttttcttcaactgtacttccatattcatcttagccattcttgtgtcttgtagcatctccttgaatttggctagctgttttgttagaaagtctaattgctgattgaattcagtaatttgttctgcagaactgagttcagcagttactattttagcctATTCTTTTATGGAagattcactacttaggtacagatgctgatttctggcaactgtatcaatgagctcttgagcttcttcaattgtctttctcatgtgtatagatccactagctgagtggtctagagaaatttgagctttatttgtaagcccataatagaagatgtctaactgcacccattctgaaaacatttcagaggggcattttcttagcatctctctgtatctctcccaagcatcataaagagattcattatctccttgtttaaagccttggatgtccagccttagctgtgtcatccgtttaggagggaagtattgattcaggaatttttctaacagctgtttccatgtccttatgctagctttaggttggttatttaaccacctcttagcttggtcttttacagcaaatgaaaacagtaataatctgtagacatcctgatctacttccttatcatgaactgtgtcagcaatttataaaaactgtgccagaaactctgtaggttcttcttgtggaagaccggaatactggcaactttgctgcaccatgataatgagttgaggattcaactcaaagctactgactccgatggagggtatacagatactactcccataggaagcagtagtggggttagcatatgaccccagagtccttctggactgttcatttccacttaggtctatgacggagaaaagggaattgatatgaatagcaaatagaatatatttttatttttattttataaaaagggaacgaataaataaataataaaagaaaagagaataaaataatttgaaattaaatatagatttcaacaattaagaacaaaaaaattaagactaaaataattacttaattaagaagatttgaaaaactttggatatgattttttttttgaaaaagattttaaattttgaagtaaaaatctgaattttaaaagtaattttcgaaaatccactttaaaatagagagaaaagatatttttgaatttaatgaggaaagagaaaaataataaaatggcataagacttaaaattttttagatctaatgctccttgttttcgaaaattttagagggaaaacaccaaggaacaccaaacttaaaaattttaagatcaagacacaagaaagactcaagaacaccttgaagactcacaataACAActagaacatgaagatagaacaccaaacttaaaatttttagaaaaccaaaataaaattttcgaaaactaaagaaaaattaacaagaaaacaccaaacttaaagtttggcacaagatttaatcaaagaaaaattatttttaaaaaattttaaaaagaagatagccaattaccaagaacataagcacaacgctctatccaattgagttataaatttaacgtgttttaacaaggtgtttaatatataaaacttttttgaaaactgatattttgaaaaagtacaagaaaaacaagaaaagac
Encoded here:
- the LOC112747947 gene encoding uncharacterized protein, translated to MNLEGMGDEVRCRAFPVTLAGPAIRWFNNLPHGSVTKFSDISRAFLAQFTTRIAKAKHPINLLGVTQRSGEPTRKYLDRFNDECLEIDELTDSVESLCLTNGLLNEDFRKHLTTRPMWTMQEIQCVAREYINDEEVSQVVAANKRQPPYNQNRHHGSGERQKEYAKDGSPSKTPRLFPRVEKFTNYTPLTAPITEVYQQIAKKGILSKPRPLKERTGGNRSLYCDYHKGYGHKTQDCFDLKDALEQAIRDGKLADLSHLIREPRRRNRDHEGEDKTRAAKQRQEPEDNDHGLTIVNVVTARNAAPRSKSAHKKDAKVLAVSTSSARSPKTLPSISFGPEDQWLDEVAESPPMVITARVGTGLIKRILVDTGADSNIMFRIVFDALGLRDTDLKTHQHGVVGLGDHFIKPDGIISLPTSMGQGQGKRTVMVEFVILRDSMAYNVILGRKTINDLGAVISTRMPIMKFITEEGSVG